Proteins from one Terriglobus tenax genomic window:
- a CDS encoding M24 family metallopeptidase gives MRIRPLASAVLLLAGSIMAHALDSVPQPEYHQRRETLGASLKGGAALLFAGEEPLLDFMPYRQDEDFYYLTGWNEPGAALLIIGAGDGSVDRLGTQIPPHVYREILFLPTRNLVLEKYTGIKMDATTADVTSKTGFAEVMPMSALPEVLGKFIGEDRRRAANLYTQNDVAAAKAAMEFTGAVLGGSGLSARDVRPVLVPQRMVKSPAEIELLRKAAVASVAGQKAGMKAIKPGVRERTIAGMETEKFLEAGCERVSYAPIVGSGLNSTTLHYSSNEALMEKGDVVTIDAACEYSMYASDITRTMPVNGRFTARQREIYEIVLGAHRAAAEAFAAGKTRLGNVNQRGPEVTDTLDKVAYDYINTHGKDLHGEPLGKYFLHGLGHHVGINVHDPYDPAKPLDKGNVFTIEPGIYIPEEKIGIRIEDTYYVDQDGKLVDLITNLPLDSTAVEAGMR, from the coding sequence ATGCGTATTCGTCCCTTAGCTTCTGCCGTTCTACTACTGGCCGGATCGATCATGGCCCATGCCCTGGACTCCGTCCCACAGCCCGAATACCACCAGCGGCGCGAAACTCTGGGCGCCAGCCTGAAGGGTGGCGCAGCCCTGCTGTTCGCTGGTGAAGAGCCGCTGCTGGACTTTATGCCCTACCGGCAGGATGAGGACTTTTACTACCTGACCGGATGGAATGAGCCCGGAGCTGCGCTGCTGATTATCGGCGCGGGCGATGGTTCCGTGGACCGGCTGGGAACGCAGATTCCCCCGCACGTCTACCGCGAGATCCTCTTCCTGCCCACGCGCAACCTGGTGCTGGAAAAGTACACCGGCATCAAGATGGACGCCACCACCGCAGACGTGACCAGCAAGACCGGCTTTGCCGAAGTGATGCCGATGTCCGCGCTGCCCGAGGTTCTGGGGAAGTTCATCGGCGAAGACCGCCGGCGCGCAGCGAATCTTTATACGCAGAACGATGTGGCGGCCGCGAAGGCGGCGATGGAGTTCACCGGGGCGGTGCTGGGCGGCAGTGGGCTGTCAGCACGCGATGTGCGTCCTGTGCTGGTCCCGCAGCGCATGGTCAAGTCGCCGGCGGAGATCGAGCTTCTGCGCAAGGCGGCTGTGGCCTCGGTCGCAGGACAGAAGGCTGGCATGAAGGCCATCAAGCCGGGAGTGCGAGAGCGCACCATCGCGGGCATGGAAACCGAGAAGTTTCTGGAGGCAGGGTGCGAGCGCGTCTCCTATGCACCGATTGTGGGCAGCGGACTGAACTCCACCACGCTGCATTACTCATCGAATGAAGCCCTGATGGAGAAGGGCGATGTCGTCACCATCGATGCGGCCTGCGAGTATTCCATGTACGCGTCCGACATTACACGCACCATGCCGGTGAACGGCAGGTTCACCGCCCGCCAGCGCGAGATCTACGAGATCGTTCTTGGGGCGCATCGCGCCGCCGCAGAGGCTTTCGCCGCCGGAAAGACGCGGCTGGGCAATGTGAATCAACGCGGACCCGAGGTGACGGATACGCTCGACAAGGTGGCCTACGACTACATCAACACCCATGGCAAGGACCTGCATGGCGAGCCGCTCGGCAAGTATTTTCTGCATGGTCTGGGCCATCACGTCGGCATCAATGTGCATGATCCGTACGACCCCGCCAAGCCCCTGGATAAGGGCAATGTCTTCACTATCGAACCGGGGATTTATATTCCGGAAGAAAAGATTGGCATCCGTATCGAGGACACCTACTATGTCGATCAGGACGGAAAGCTGGTCGATCTGATCACAAATCTCCCCCTGGATTCCACTGCGGTGGAAGCTGGCATGCGATAG
- a CDS encoding cellulose synthase family protein codes for MVVLAFYGVHRYQLVYLYYKHRKNASKSDQPPAKFPEGELPFVTIQLPSYNEQYVIDRLIDACCRIEYPRDRFEIQLLDDSTDETKEVAAEVVERYANGFGDLAPQPISFHHRENRYGFKAGALDAGLKSARGELVAIFDADFVPPSDWLMKVIHHFAEPGVGMVQTRWTHLNRNYSFLTQVEAILLDGHFVLEHGGRSRADVFFNFNGTAGMWRRAAIEEAGGWQHDTLTEDTDLSYRAQLKGWHFKYLQDVECPAELPIEMTAFKTQQARWAKGLIQTGKKILPRVLKSDAPWHTKLEAWYHLTANISYPLMIVLSTLLMPAMIIRSWQGWLQMLLIDFPLFMASTFSVSSFYLVSQKELFPKTWYRTFLYLPFLMALGVGLTITNTKAVMEALFGIKSAFARTPKYRVQKKGEKNQAQKYRKRLGIIPWIEIALGCYFAFTVWYAFSSENYFTVPFLLLFVLGYWYTGLLSLLQGRFDKKVAASSGEMHEKPYPVGV; via the coding sequence ATGGTAGTGCTGGCCTTTTACGGCGTGCACCGGTATCAACTGGTCTATCTCTATTACAAACATCGCAAGAACGCGTCGAAGTCTGACCAGCCACCGGCGAAGTTTCCCGAGGGCGAGCTTCCGTTTGTCACCATCCAGCTGCCCAGCTACAACGAGCAGTACGTCATCGACCGCCTGATCGACGCCTGCTGCCGCATTGAGTATCCGCGTGACCGGTTTGAGATCCAGCTTCTGGACGACTCCACCGATGAGACCAAAGAGGTTGCCGCCGAGGTCGTGGAACGCTACGCCAATGGCTTTGGCGACCTGGCCCCCCAGCCCATCAGCTTTCACCACCGCGAGAACCGCTACGGCTTCAAGGCAGGCGCCCTGGACGCCGGTCTGAAGTCGGCCAGGGGCGAGCTGGTCGCCATCTTTGACGCTGACTTCGTTCCTCCCAGCGACTGGCTGATGAAGGTGATTCACCACTTTGCCGAGCCCGGCGTGGGCATGGTGCAGACCCGCTGGACCCACCTGAATCGCAACTACAGCTTCCTGACGCAGGTGGAAGCCATCCTTCTGGACGGCCACTTCGTGCTGGAGCATGGCGGCCGTTCGCGCGCCGATGTCTTCTTCAACTTCAACGGCACCGCCGGCATGTGGCGCCGCGCCGCGATTGAAGAAGCCGGTGGCTGGCAGCACGACACCCTGACCGAAGACACCGACCTTAGCTATCGCGCGCAGTTGAAGGGTTGGCACTTCAAATACCTGCAGGACGTCGAGTGCCCGGCCGAGCTGCCCATCGAGATGACAGCCTTTAAGACCCAGCAGGCACGCTGGGCCAAGGGCCTGATCCAGACTGGCAAGAAAATTCTGCCGCGCGTTCTGAAGTCTGACGCGCCCTGGCATACCAAGCTGGAAGCCTGGTACCACCTGACGGCCAACATCAGCTACCCGCTGATGATCGTTCTCTCCACGCTGCTGATGCCCGCCATGATCATCCGCAGCTGGCAGGGCTGGCTGCAGATGCTGCTGATCGACTTTCCGCTGTTCATGGCCAGCACCTTTTCCGTCTCCAGCTTCTACCTGGTCAGCCAGAAGGAACTGTTCCCGAAGACCTGGTACCGCACCTTCCTGTATCTTCCCTTCCTGATGGCGCTGGGAGTCGGCCTGACCATCACCAATACCAAGGCCGTAATGGAGGCCCTGTTCGGCATCAAGAGCGCCTTCGCCCGCACGCCGAAGTACCGCGTGCAGAAGAAGGGCGAAAAGAACCAGGCGCAGAAGTACCGCAAGCGGCTCGGCATCATCCCATGGATTGAAATAGCGCTGGGCTGCTACTTTGCCTTCACGGTCTGGTACGCCTTCTCCAGCGAGAACTACTTCACCGTGCCCTTCCTGCTGCTGTTTGTGCTGGGTTACTGGTACACCGGCCTGCTGAGCCTGTTGCAGGGACGGTTCGATAAGAAAGTGGCCGCCAGTTCGGGTGAGATGCACGAGAAGCCGTATCCGGTCGGGGTGTAA
- a CDS encoding ABC transporter permease, producing MTPSVSVSAFAEVSLPQGHPERREAMKKTGNAWGIAVKALTKNKLQTVLTMLGMTIGVATVLTMIALGAGAEASIQDQVRSAGMNLIIVQGGNWSRGNGSGNDSVMGASLRQESHAKLVSAVWEPSAHPRLVRVQGEAPAAGEAAGSEGGFVMKKKGRPGDGKEGRGASTTFTDADVEAIRKIKGVQFASGGIHDTVAIETADKRIVTSMHGDDTELLKIRRGWVFPFGRFYSKGEEKKSENAVALGQYVATQLFGAANPVGKTITLKGEPFKVVGVVGSGSWMVQPKEHDDQFDAVYVPVGAMKRLLGQNYLSVAAVTTESTGDVLRVENTLKELLRERHHISDNDPDDFTVVGEAHKTMEHSMRPDVASAVMGNAAHLDKMTLDQLGRTLDSASATMSALLISIATVSLIVGGIGVMNIMLLSVSQRTKEIGIRRAIGARSADVLTQFLLEAATLSVGGGLLGIILGVTLSVSIARTIGWSTSVSLPAVAISFVISAGIGIFFGYYPAKQASQVMPLTALRHE from the coding sequence TTGACGCCATCTGTCTCTGTGAGCGCCTTCGCCGAAGTGTCGCTGCCGCAGGGCCATCCGGAGAGACGCGAAGCCATGAAGAAGACGGGAAATGCCTGGGGAATTGCTGTAAAGGCCCTGACCAAGAACAAGCTGCAGACCGTGCTCACCATGCTCGGCATGACCATCGGTGTGGCCACCGTGCTTACCATGATCGCGCTGGGCGCGGGCGCTGAAGCCTCCATCCAGGACCAGGTGCGTTCCGCCGGCATGAACCTGATCATCGTTCAGGGCGGGAACTGGAGCCGTGGCAATGGCAGCGGTAATGACAGCGTGATGGGCGCTTCGCTTCGCCAGGAATCGCACGCGAAACTCGTCAGCGCGGTATGGGAGCCATCGGCGCATCCGCGCCTCGTCCGTGTGCAGGGAGAAGCTCCCGCAGCCGGCGAAGCCGCCGGCTCCGAAGGCGGATTCGTCATGAAGAAAAAGGGACGCCCCGGTGACGGCAAGGAAGGACGTGGTGCTTCTACCACCTTCACGGACGCCGATGTTGAAGCCATTCGCAAGATCAAGGGCGTGCAGTTCGCCTCCGGCGGCATTCACGATACCGTCGCCATTGAGACCGCCGACAAGCGCATCGTTACCTCCATGCATGGGGACGACACCGAGCTTCTGAAGATCCGCCGCGGTTGGGTCTTTCCCTTTGGCCGCTTCTATTCGAAGGGCGAGGAGAAGAAGAGCGAGAACGCCGTTGCGCTGGGCCAGTATGTGGCGACGCAACTCTTCGGTGCGGCGAATCCCGTGGGCAAAACCATTACTCTGAAGGGCGAGCCGTTCAAAGTTGTCGGCGTGGTGGGCAGCGGCAGCTGGATGGTGCAGCCCAAGGAGCATGACGACCAGTTCGACGCCGTCTACGTTCCCGTCGGCGCCATGAAGCGTCTACTGGGGCAGAACTACCTGAGCGTTGCAGCCGTCACGACTGAGAGCACCGGTGATGTGTTGCGCGTGGAGAACACGCTGAAGGAACTGCTGCGCGAGCGGCACCACATCAGCGACAACGATCCCGATGACTTCACCGTGGTGGGCGAGGCGCACAAGACCATGGAGCACTCCATGCGGCCCGACGTTGCGAGTGCCGTGATGGGCAACGCCGCGCACCTGGACAAGATGACGCTCGATCAGCTTGGCCGCACACTCGATTCTGCCAGCGCCACCATGTCCGCGTTGCTGATCAGCATCGCTACGGTCTCGCTGATCGTCGGCGGCATCGGGGTCATGAACATCATGCTCTTGTCGGTTTCGCAGCGCACCAAGGAGATCGGCATCCGCCGTGCCATCGGTGCTCGCTCGGCTGACGTGCTGACACAGTTCCTGCTGGAGGCTGCAACCCTAAGTGTCGGCGGCGGTCTGCTGGGAATCATTCTCGGTGTAACTCTGTCCGTCTCCATTGCCCGCACCATCGGCTGGTCGACCAGCGTCTCCCTTCCTGCGGTGGCGATCTCGTTTGTCATCTCCGCGGGTATCGGCATCTTCTTCGGGTACTACCCGGCCAAGCAGGCTTCGCAGGTGATGCCGCTGACCGCGCTGCGCCACGAGTAA
- a CDS encoding TetR/AcrR family transcriptional regulator: MRYSVEQTQQHHRRIIQEASRLFRERGFEHVTVSEVMKAAGLTHGAFYAHFQSKDELQAAAVEYGLQQSLGRIQQSLGSQKERKAYLDRYLSPAHRDTPGDGCTMAALGEEIARCPEVVRQAFTREVKELLKLGSEGRGETIRRTALMVGAMVLARAIDDETFSGEILREARKGV; the protein is encoded by the coding sequence ATGCGTTATTCCGTCGAACAGACTCAGCAGCACCATCGCCGTATTATTCAGGAGGCCTCCCGTCTCTTCCGCGAGCGTGGTTTTGAGCACGTCACCGTCTCCGAGGTGATGAAGGCTGCCGGTCTGACGCACGGGGCCTTTTACGCGCATTTCCAGTCCAAGGACGAACTGCAGGCCGCCGCCGTGGAGTACGGTCTGCAGCAGTCGCTGGGCCGCATCCAGCAGAGCCTCGGCTCCCAGAAGGAACGGAAGGCCTATCTGGATCGCTACCTGAGTCCTGCGCACCGGGACACCCCCGGCGACGGCTGCACCATGGCGGCCCTGGGGGAAGAGATCGCCCGCTGCCCGGAGGTTGTGCGCCAGGCCTTCACCCGTGAGGTGAAGGAGCTGCTGAAACTCGGCTCCGAGGGCCGGGGAGAGACGATCCGGAGAACCGCCCTGATGGTAGGAGCCATGGTGCTGGCCCGCGCCATCGACGACGAGACCTTCTCCGGGGAGATTCTCCGCGAGGCGCGAAAGGGCGTCTAG
- the mqnC gene encoding cyclic dehypoxanthinyl futalosine synthase, protein MAITREQALDCFRSDDLIGIGMEADAVRRKLHPHGIVSYIVDRNINYTNFCTEYCTFCAFYRPLEGHRSEEGYVLDAETIHQKIAETVEMGGTGVLMQGGVNPDLKIEWFESLFRGIRERFPQIWLHCLSASEILAIAEYSNLDLQTTLARLRDAGLQSIPGGGAEILDDEVRHRVARLKCTTADWVNVHRTAHQMGMRTTATMMFGMGETFEQRVNHFEVIRQLQEETGGFTAFIPWTFQPHNTALGGRGWEEATAVEYLKTLAISRMYLDNIQNVQASWVTQGLKVLQMGLRFGGNDVGSVMLEENVVKAAGTVNHTTEEELRRIIRDAGFRPVQRDTLYQTMFLN, encoded by the coding sequence ATGGCAATTACTCGCGAACAGGCCCTGGACTGCTTCCGCTCGGACGATCTGATCGGCATCGGCATGGAGGCCGACGCTGTACGCCGCAAGCTGCACCCCCACGGCATCGTGAGCTACATTGTGGACCGCAACATCAACTACACCAACTTCTGCACGGAGTACTGCACCTTCTGCGCCTTCTACCGGCCGCTGGAAGGCCACCGCTCCGAGGAAGGCTACGTTCTGGACGCCGAGACCATCCACCAGAAGATTGCCGAGACGGTGGAGATGGGCGGCACCGGTGTACTGATGCAGGGCGGCGTCAATCCGGACCTGAAGATTGAGTGGTTTGAGTCGCTGTTCCGCGGCATCCGCGAGCGTTTCCCGCAGATCTGGCTGCACTGCCTGTCGGCCAGCGAGATCCTGGCCATTGCCGAATACTCGAACCTTGACCTGCAGACCACCCTCGCCCGCCTGCGCGATGCCGGGTTGCAGTCAATTCCGGGTGGCGGGGCAGAGATTCTGGACGATGAGGTGCGCCATCGCGTGGCCCGCCTGAAGTGCACGACCGCGGACTGGGTGAACGTACACCGTACCGCCCACCAGATGGGTATGCGGACGACGGCCACCATGATGTTCGGCATGGGCGAAACCTTTGAGCAGCGCGTGAACCACTTTGAGGTGATTCGCCAGCTGCAGGAAGAGACTGGCGGCTTTACCGCCTTTATTCCCTGGACCTTCCAGCCCCACAACACCGCCCTCGGCGGCCGTGGATGGGAAGAGGCGACGGCGGTGGAGTACCTGAAGACCCTGGCCATCAGCCGCATGTACCTGGACAATATCCAGAATGTGCAGGCCAGCTGGGTGACGCAGGGCCTGAAGGTGCTGCAGATGGGCTTGCGCTTCGGCGGCAACGATGTGGGCTCCGTCATGCTGGAGGAGAACGTGGTGAAGGCGGCCGGAACGGTCAACCACACCACGGAAGAAGAGCTGCGGCGCATCATCCGCGATGCCGGCTTCCGCCCGGTGCAGCGCGACACCCTCTACCAGACCATGTTTTTGAACTAG
- a CDS encoding alpha-L-fucosidase, with translation MSMTRRGFLSSTAMLTASTLLRAQQGAPAGSADAYATPKADLAGPFQPSWESLRDRYTVPSWFRQAKFGIFIHWGLYSLPAHGNEWYERHMYQNKEDSDWHTQHYGPADKFGYKDFIPLFTTPNYHPDEWAQLFVDAGAKYVVPVAEHHDGFAMYDSGLTPWCAAKMGPKRDLIGELATAARKKNMIFGLSSHRMEHAYFAYPTPGLPNDQNDPRYAGFYGPPIQGEFNSAGNGRAFQMDWLARTQELIDKYAPQMLYFDNGINPREYDEVKLRAAAYFYNRAAERKQESTLATKDYAYLFATVQDFEGSGRAPKWPYPAAWQCDSPIGNSWGYIDGLKVISGLSLIRTLVEIASNDGNLLLNISPKGDGSIPQDQQDSLRMLGTWLKTHGEAIYGSHAWHIPGEGPGIPATAPGDWKGGSTASPLPKVMPVKHELTEETFRFTVNRGSLYAIGMKYRAGTVTVKSLPASQAKVERVTLLRGAQGLKFRQTEAGTQVELPQTPTASEEPYVLRIEGKMNGF, from the coding sequence ATGTCGATGACACGCCGCGGCTTTCTCTCCTCTACCGCCATGCTCACGGCCTCTACCCTTCTGCGAGCGCAGCAAGGAGCGCCTGCTGGCTCCGCCGATGCCTATGCCACACCGAAGGCCGACCTGGCCGGACCGTTTCAACCGTCGTGGGAATCGCTGCGCGACCGCTACACCGTGCCCTCGTGGTTCCGGCAGGCGAAATTCGGCATCTTCATTCACTGGGGTCTGTACTCGCTGCCGGCGCATGGCAATGAGTGGTACGAGCGGCACATGTACCAGAACAAGGAAGACTCCGACTGGCATACGCAGCACTATGGGCCCGCGGACAAGTTCGGCTACAAGGACTTTATTCCGCTGTTCACCACGCCGAACTATCACCCGGACGAGTGGGCGCAGTTGTTTGTGGATGCCGGTGCGAAGTACGTCGTTCCCGTGGCCGAACATCATGACGGCTTCGCCATGTATGACTCCGGCCTGACACCGTGGTGTGCCGCGAAGATGGGGCCGAAGCGCGACCTGATCGGAGAACTGGCCACGGCGGCGCGGAAGAAGAACATGATCTTCGGTCTGTCGTCGCACCGCATGGAGCATGCCTACTTTGCCTATCCCACGCCGGGGCTGCCGAACGATCAGAACGATCCTCGCTATGCGGGCTTCTACGGGCCGCCTATCCAGGGTGAGTTCAACTCCGCCGGCAATGGCAGGGCCTTCCAGATGGACTGGCTGGCGCGCACGCAGGAATTGATTGATAAGTACGCGCCGCAGATGCTGTACTTCGACAACGGCATCAATCCGCGCGAGTACGACGAGGTGAAACTGCGGGCCGCGGCGTACTTCTACAACCGTGCAGCGGAGCGGAAGCAGGAGTCCACACTGGCCACCAAGGACTACGCCTACCTGTTTGCAACGGTGCAGGACTTTGAAGGAAGCGGACGCGCTCCGAAGTGGCCTTACCCGGCCGCATGGCAATGCGACTCGCCGATCGGCAATTCGTGGGGCTACATCGATGGATTGAAGGTGATCTCCGGACTTTCGCTGATCCGTACCCTGGTTGAGATCGCAAGCAATGACGGCAACCTGCTGCTGAATATCTCGCCGAAGGGCGACGGCAGTATTCCGCAGGACCAGCAGGATTCGCTGCGCATGCTGGGCACGTGGCTGAAGACGCATGGCGAGGCGATCTATGGCTCCCACGCATGGCATATCCCCGGAGAAGGTCCTGGGATCCCCGCGACGGCTCCCGGCGACTGGAAGGGCGGAAGCACAGCCTCTCCTCTGCCAAAGGTGATGCCGGTCAAACACGAACTCACAGAGGAGACATTCCGGTTCACGGTGAACCGCGGCAGCCTGTATGCCATCGGCATGAAGTATCGGGCAGGCACGGTAACCGTGAAGTCGCTGCCTGCCTCGCAGGCGAAGGTGGAGCGGGTAACGCTGTTGCGCGGCGCACAGGGATTGAAGTTCCGGCAAACCGAAGCCGGAACACAAGTGGAACTGCCACAGACCCCAACCGCAAGCGAAGAACCCTATGTGCTGCGGATTGAAGGAAAGATGAACGGGTTCTAG
- a CDS encoding ABC transporter ATP-binding protein, translated as MDALPKVVQTQGLVRKYGRTTALHGLDLSIPEGAVFALVGPNGAGKTTLIKVLANLAQPSFGYATVMGEDSKLLRGQLLERLGYISENQELPGWMTVGYYLDYLRPFYPTWDAALEQQLLQMLDVPLDRKLKSLSRGQRMKAAFAGVLSYRPYLVILDEPFSGLDPLVREELIAVLKSCAGQMTFLVSSHDLDEIEGFATHVGFLEKGKMLFVEEVAPLRRRFQRVEFDLAAPPEGFAIPSPWMEAQWYAGVYSFAINNPEGADVTRARVLEHFPEARNIQVASMGLRQIFLAVARSRRGGAA; from the coding sequence GTGGACGCGTTGCCGAAGGTTGTGCAAACGCAGGGTCTGGTGCGGAAGTATGGCCGCACAACGGCGCTGCATGGTCTTGATCTCTCTATTCCTGAAGGCGCGGTCTTTGCCCTCGTCGGCCCCAACGGAGCCGGAAAAACAACCCTGATCAAGGTACTGGCGAACCTCGCCCAGCCCAGCTTTGGCTACGCCACCGTGATGGGGGAGGACTCCAAGCTGCTGCGTGGCCAACTACTGGAGCGGCTCGGCTACATTTCGGAAAACCAGGAACTGCCCGGATGGATGACCGTTGGCTACTACCTGGACTATCTGCGACCTTTCTATCCGACATGGGATGCGGCGCTGGAGCAGCAACTGCTCCAGATGCTGGATGTGCCGCTGGACCGCAAGCTGAAGTCGCTCTCCCGTGGACAACGCATGAAGGCTGCCTTTGCCGGAGTGCTGAGCTATCGGCCCTACCTTGTGATTCTGGACGAGCCTTTCAGCGGCCTCGATCCGCTGGTGCGCGAAGAGCTGATTGCCGTACTGAAGAGCTGCGCCGGACAGATGACCTTCCTCGTCTCCTCGCATGACCTGGACGAGATTGAAGGCTTCGCCACGCATGTTGGATTTCTGGAGAAAGGGAAGATGCTCTTCGTGGAAGAAGTGGCGCCGCTGCGCCGTCGTTTCCAGCGCGTGGAGTTCGATCTGGCTGCGCCGCCAGAAGGCTTCGCAATACCTTCCCCATGGATGGAGGCGCAGTGGTACGCCGGCGTCTACTCCTTCGCCATCAACAATCCGGAGGGAGCCGACGTGACACGCGCACGTGTACTGGAGCACTTTCCCGAGGCACGCAATATCCAGGTCGCATCGATGGGCCTGCGGCAGATCTTCCTGGCGGTGGCGCGCTCGCGCCGCGGAGGTGCGGCATGA
- a CDS encoding SDR family NAD(P)-dependent oxidoreductase, whose amino-acid sequence MKLSGKKALITGGNSGIGLATAKLFVEQGAQVAITGRDQKTLDEAAALLGPGARAYRADVTNREERKQLFEALAKDFGKLDIVFANAGISGSTPTGSTDEAVFENIININLNGVFFTINAAAPLLNDGGSIIINGSVHNYLGAPGYAAYAATKGGVVSMARAIAGDLAPRNIRVNVVAPGATKTPIWTRGASSSAPDEARQKRVAAIAAGIPLGRWGEPEELAKAALFLASDDSSYVNAVELMVDGGATGAPFGAPMFRQ is encoded by the coding sequence ATGAAACTCTCCGGAAAGAAAGCCCTGATTACAGGCGGCAACAGCGGCATTGGACTGGCCACCGCCAAGCTGTTTGTGGAACAAGGCGCGCAGGTGGCCATTACCGGCCGCGACCAGAAGACATTGGACGAGGCCGCCGCCCTGCTTGGACCGGGCGCTCGCGCCTATCGTGCCGACGTGACCAACCGCGAGGAGCGCAAACAGCTCTTTGAGGCTCTGGCAAAGGACTTCGGCAAGCTCGACATCGTCTTTGCCAACGCCGGGATCAGCGGTTCCACACCGACCGGAAGCACGGATGAGGCGGTGTTTGAGAACATCATCAACATCAACCTGAACGGTGTTTTCTTCACCATCAATGCGGCCGCTCCTCTGCTGAACGATGGCGGCAGCATCATCATCAACGGATCCGTGCACAACTATCTGGGAGCTCCCGGATATGCGGCCTATGCTGCGACCAAGGGCGGCGTGGTGTCGATGGCGCGCGCCATTGCAGGCGACCTGGCGCCGCGGAACATTCGTGTCAACGTAGTAGCTCCCGGTGCGACCAAGACGCCGATCTGGACGCGCGGTGCAAGTTCCAGCGCTCCGGATGAAGCACGCCAGAAGCGCGTTGCTGCGATTGCAGCAGGTATTCCGCTAGGCCGCTGGGGAGAGCCGGAGGAGCTGGCCAAGGCCGCTCTCTTCCTGGCATCGGATGATTCGTCGTATGTGAATGCGGTGGAACTGATGGTGGATGGAGGCGCAACCGGCGCTCCGTTCGGTGCTCCGATGTTCCGTCAGTAA